In one window of Gemmatimonadaceae bacterium DNA:
- a CDS encoding aminopeptidase, with protein MLRRVTGAATALLVAALALTPTGCYLSRAAYEEARILSRRQPIERLLVDSGRSRSASVTATSTPALDAATLAKLQLVSEARAFAVTALALKAGDSFTQFSRLDRDTLVLVLSAAYRDRLERKTWWFPVVGTFPYKGFFDFDEAKRTRDQLSRDGFDVTLGPSSAFSTLGWFNDPLVSTTIKADSITLVNTVLHELLHNTFFAKGRVAFNESFASFVGGRGAEAFFRARGDTASLRRAEADWQDDLVLGAFWARVANEIDSVFASLPDSARTARLAAREAVYGAARARLVDSIGPRLRGYPPGWAAKVPLNNAVLLSRRVYAEGLDGFDSVFVAEGRDLKRAVQRIVARERR; from the coding sequence ATGTTGCGTCGAGTCACCGGCGCGGCGACGGCGCTGTTGGTGGCCGCACTGGCGTTGACGCCGACGGGTTGCTATTTGTCGCGCGCGGCGTACGAAGAGGCGCGGATCCTGTCGCGCCGGCAGCCGATCGAGCGCTTGCTGGTCGACTCCGGTCGATCGCGATCAGCGTCCGTCACCGCGACCTCCACGCCGGCATTGGATGCGGCAACCCTGGCCAAGCTGCAACTGGTGTCGGAGGCGCGCGCCTTCGCCGTGACGGCGCTGGCGCTCAAGGCCGGCGACAGCTTCACGCAATTCAGCCGCCTCGACCGCGACACGCTGGTACTGGTGCTGTCGGCGGCCTATCGCGACCGCCTGGAGCGAAAAACCTGGTGGTTCCCGGTCGTCGGCACGTTTCCGTACAAGGGATTCTTCGATTTCGATGAAGCGAAGCGCACCAGGGATCAGTTGTCGCGCGACGGATTCGACGTGACGCTGGGCCCGTCGTCGGCATTCAGCACGCTGGGATGGTTCAACGATCCGCTGGTGAGCACGACCATCAAGGCCGACTCGATTACGCTGGTGAACACGGTCCTGCACGAATTGCTGCACAACACGTTCTTCGCCAAGGGCCGAGTGGCGTTCAATGAGTCATTCGCGTCGTTTGTCGGCGGTCGCGGGGCGGAAGCGTTCTTCCGCGCGCGCGGTGATACGGCGTCGTTGCGCCGGGCGGAAGCCGACTGGCAGGACGATCTGGTGCTGGGCGCGTTCTGGGCCCGCGTGGCGAATGAAATCGACTCGGTGTTTGCCTCGCTGCCCGACAGCGCGCGCACGGCGCGGCTTGCCGCGCGCGAGGCGGTGTATGGCGCGGCGCGCGCGCGGTTGGTGGACAGCATCGGCCCGCGTCTGCGGGGCTATCCGCCCGGCTGGGCCGCCAAGGTGCCGCTCAATAACGCCGTGCTGCTGTCGCGCCGGGTGTATGCGGAGGGGTTGGACGGGTTCGATTCTGTGTTTGTGGCGGAGGGGAGAGATTTGAAGCGCGCGGTGCAGCGGATTGTGGCGCGGGAGAGGCGGTGA
- the dnaE gene encoding DNA polymerase III subunit alpha, protein MSFVHLHCHSEYSLLDGANRIDDLIKRAQLYEQPALAITDHGNMHAAWDFQEKARKAGLKPILGMEAYVAPADRRTRGRPAPGVKPYYHLVLLARDLQGYRNLVKLSSLGYTEGFYTKPRIDRELLAQYSEGIIVSSACLAGEVATHLMDDCVAEAREAAAWYAELFKDRYYLEVQAHTSQGQATLNAKVLSLADDLGLPVIATNDTHFLRHEDHDAHDVLLCIGLGKDRNDRDRMRYDDGLYFKSADEVRPFFPGRDDVLTNTLAIAESVDVQFEKKYYVPSFPLPEGVSTENDLLVQLATDGAKVRYGDPFRDEVKERLDYELGVITKTGYAGYFLIVADFIKAARDRGIPVGPGRGSAAGSLVAYALRITDVCPLEFDLLFERFLNPERVSMPDVDVDFCFERRGEVIEYVRQKYGKDSVGQIVTFGTLKSRAAIKDVGRTLGFTPAETDALAKLIPNAPNFSLTVKQAIEQVPEVKKFYHDDPRYRQLLDFAISLEGLSRHTGVHAAGVVIAPGPLNEFVPICTQASKGSGSGEDERVIVTQYDMTALEHAGMLKMDFLGLTTLTVISDTLALIKERHGRDVVLEERGFADADTYRMLRAGRTAGVFQFESPLATDVLKRMRCDRFDDLVASNALLRPGPLDAGMHNVYIRRKRGDEPTAYALPELEPILSNTYGVITYQEQVMRIAQVLAGISLAEADVLRKAVGKKDSELIKKELGKFVTKAVALGHDPAVIDELSGQIETFGRYGFNKSHSVAYSVVAYHTAWLKTHYPAEFMAALLSSNIGKTEEVIKYIAEAREMGIEVLPPDVNESGWRFTVVADKRIRFGLGAIRNVGRGAIDSLLGARADGSFSSLYDLCSRVDLRMCNKRVFEALVAAGASDGLGGHRAQLLAALDHAISEASLRQEEAERGQVSLFGDFGDTSSSASVSGAPASPPPLPATPPWSESERLQREKELIGFYISGHPLEPFRTECELFASHTVAQLGRWTPEGVTIGVVVTAIKRQVSKRSGAEFARLTVEDFSGSSEVLVFPEAWAVIAERVRPDVPLLIKGGYSRKDQEVENPTFIVEAVTRFAEVRASGDLAVAIDLNNGADLAPSVMDDVRVAIESHQGSAPLELRWQDGDDSPVRFRSRSLTVAASPAVLSDLRALLGADRVRLVRADG, encoded by the coding sequence ATGTCGTTCGTCCATCTGCATTGCCACTCCGAGTATTCGCTCCTTGACGGCGCGAATCGTATCGATGATCTGATCAAGCGCGCGCAGCTGTACGAACAGCCCGCGCTGGCGATTACGGATCACGGTAACATGCACGCCGCCTGGGATTTCCAGGAAAAGGCGCGCAAGGCCGGCCTCAAGCCGATTCTGGGGATGGAAGCCTACGTGGCCCCGGCAGATCGGCGCACCCGCGGTCGCCCGGCCCCCGGGGTGAAACCGTACTACCACCTTGTGCTGCTGGCCCGCGACCTGCAGGGCTACCGCAATCTGGTCAAGCTCTCCTCGTTAGGGTACACCGAAGGCTTCTATACGAAGCCGCGCATCGACCGCGAACTGCTCGCCCAGTACAGCGAAGGCATCATCGTGTCGTCGGCGTGTCTGGCCGGCGAGGTGGCCACCCACCTCATGGACGACTGCGTCGCGGAGGCCCGTGAAGCCGCCGCGTGGTACGCGGAGCTGTTCAAGGACCGCTACTACCTGGAAGTGCAGGCCCACACCAGCCAGGGCCAGGCCACGCTCAACGCCAAGGTGCTGTCGCTGGCCGACGATCTGGGACTGCCCGTGATCGCCACCAACGATACGCACTTCCTGCGTCACGAAGATCACGATGCCCACGACGTGCTGTTGTGCATCGGACTCGGCAAGGATCGCAATGATCGCGATCGGATGCGCTATGACGACGGGTTGTACTTCAAGTCGGCTGACGAGGTCCGTCCGTTCTTTCCCGGGCGCGACGATGTCCTCACGAACACCCTCGCCATCGCCGAGTCGGTGGACGTGCAGTTCGAGAAGAAGTATTACGTGCCGTCCTTCCCGCTGCCGGAGGGCGTGAGTACCGAGAACGACCTGCTGGTGCAGTTGGCGACCGACGGCGCGAAAGTGCGCTACGGCGACCCGTTCCGCGACGAGGTGAAGGAGCGACTCGACTACGAGCTCGGTGTCATCACCAAGACCGGCTATGCGGGTTACTTCCTGATCGTCGCGGACTTCATCAAGGCCGCCCGTGATCGCGGTATTCCCGTGGGACCGGGGCGTGGCTCGGCGGCTGGTTCTCTGGTGGCGTACGCGTTGCGCATCACCGATGTCTGCCCGCTCGAGTTCGATCTGCTGTTCGAGCGCTTCCTGAATCCGGAGCGCGTGTCGATGCCGGACGTCGACGTCGACTTCTGTTTCGAGCGGCGCGGCGAGGTGATCGAATATGTGCGCCAGAAGTACGGCAAGGATTCTGTCGGACAGATCGTCACGTTCGGGACACTGAAATCCCGCGCGGCCATCAAGGACGTGGGCCGGACGCTCGGCTTCACGCCGGCGGAAACCGATGCGCTGGCCAAGCTGATTCCGAACGCGCCGAATTTCTCGCTGACCGTCAAACAGGCCATCGAGCAAGTCCCGGAAGTCAAGAAGTTTTATCACGACGATCCGCGCTACCGACAGCTACTCGATTTCGCGATCTCGCTGGAAGGGCTGTCGCGTCATACCGGCGTGCACGCGGCGGGCGTAGTGATCGCGCCGGGCCCGCTCAACGAATTCGTTCCCATCTGCACACAGGCCTCCAAGGGCTCCGGCAGTGGCGAGGACGAACGCGTCATCGTGACGCAGTACGACATGACGGCGCTTGAGCATGCGGGCATGCTCAAGATGGACTTCCTCGGGCTGACGACGCTCACGGTCATCAGCGACACGCTGGCGCTGATCAAGGAGCGACACGGTCGGGACGTGGTGTTGGAAGAACGCGGTTTTGCCGACGCCGACACCTATCGCATGCTGCGCGCCGGACGCACCGCAGGCGTCTTCCAGTTCGAATCGCCGTTGGCGACCGACGTGCTCAAGCGCATGCGCTGCGACCGCTTTGACGATCTGGTGGCGTCCAACGCACTGTTGCGTCCGGGTCCGTTGGACGCGGGCATGCACAATGTGTACATCCGACGCAAGCGCGGCGACGAGCCCACCGCCTACGCGCTGCCGGAGCTCGAACCGATCCTGTCCAACACCTACGGCGTCATCACCTATCAGGAACAGGTGATGCGCATTGCGCAGGTGCTGGCGGGCATCTCGCTGGCCGAAGCCGACGTCTTGCGAAAGGCCGTCGGCAAGAAGGACTCCGAGTTGATCAAGAAGGAACTCGGGAAGTTTGTCACCAAGGCCGTGGCGCTGGGTCACGATCCGGCCGTCATCGACGAATTGTCAGGACAGATCGAGACGTTCGGGCGATACGGGTTCAACAAGTCGCACTCAGTCGCCTATTCCGTTGTCGCCTATCACACGGCGTGGCTCAAAACGCACTATCCGGCCGAGTTCATGGCCGCGCTCCTGTCGTCGAACATCGGCAAGACGGAAGAAGTCATCAAGTACATCGCGGAAGCGCGCGAAATGGGCATCGAGGTTCTGCCGCCCGACGTGAATGAATCGGGTTGGCGATTCACGGTGGTCGCTGACAAGCGCATTCGGTTCGGCCTCGGAGCCATCCGCAACGTGGGTCGTGGCGCCATCGATTCACTGCTTGGCGCGCGTGCGGACGGATCGTTTTCGTCGTTGTACGATTTGTGCTCGCGGGTGGACCTCCGCATGTGCAACAAGCGGGTGTTTGAGGCGCTCGTGGCCGCCGGAGCCTCCGATGGCCTTGGCGGTCATCGGGCCCAGCTGCTGGCCGCGCTCGACCATGCCATCAGTGAGGCGTCCCTGCGACAGGAAGAAGCGGAGCGGGGACAAGTCTCCCTGTTCGGCGACTTTGGCGATACCAGCAGCTCGGCGTCGGTCAGTGGAGCCCCCGCCAGCCCCCCGCCGCTTCCGGCAACGCCCCCCTGGAGCGAAAGTGAGCGGCTGCAGCGGGAAAAGGAGCTGATCGGGTTCTACATCTCGGGGCATCCCCTGGAGCCGTTCCGGACCGAATGTGAGCTGTTTGCCTCCCACACGGTGGCACAACTGGGGCGATGGACCCCGGAAGGGGTTACCATCGGTGTGGTGGTCACGGCCATCAAGCGGCAGGTTTCCAAACGGTCCGGGGCCGAGTTCGCGAGGTTGACAGTCGAGGATTTTTCCGGATCTTCCGAAGTGTTGGTCTTTCCGGAGGCGTGGGCGGTGATCGCCGAACGTGTCCGGCCAGACGTGCCGCTGCTGATCAAGGGCGGCTATTCACGGAAAGATCAGGAGGTTGAGAACCCGACGTTTATCGTTGAGGCCGTCACGCGTTTCGCTGAGGTGCGGGCGAGCGGCGATCTGGCGGTGGCGATCGATCTGAACAACGGTGCCGATCTGGCACCGTCGGTGATGGATGATGTGCGGGTTGCGATCGAGTCGCATCAAGGCTCGGCGCCGCTCGAACTGCGTTGGCAGGACGGCGACGACTCGCCGGTCCGATTCCGGTCGCGATCGCTGACGGTCGCCGCGTCACCGGCCGTCCTGTCCGATCTTCGCGCGCTGCTTGGCGCTGATCGTGTGCGCCTTGTGCGCGCCGACGGCTGA
- a CDS encoding acetyl-CoA carboxylase carboxyltransferase subunit alpha → MAVAPILEFERPLADLEKQIEEMKKLAGDQALDVVAELAPLEAKLAELRVQIYRNLTPLQRVQVARIARRPFTADYIRLALTDFIEIHGDRLFRDDAAIIGGWARLDGETVMVIGHQRGRDTKENLKRNFGMPHPEGYRKALRLMKLAEKFQVPVLTFIDTPGAWAGLGAEERGQSEAIARNLLEMSQLQVPIIATVIGEGGSGGALALGVADRVLMFENAVYSVITVEGCAAILWKDGKSPAMREKAATALRITAADLVELRVIDEIIPEPIGGAHSDHDVTAANLKEALVRNLEELRRLKPDRLVRKRREKFLRMGQFAE, encoded by the coding sequence ATGGCTGTTGCCCCGATACTCGAATTCGAGCGTCCGCTGGCCGACCTCGAGAAGCAAATCGAGGAGATGAAGAAGCTGGCCGGTGATCAGGCACTCGATGTGGTTGCGGAGCTCGCACCGCTTGAGGCGAAGCTGGCCGAACTGCGTGTGCAGATCTATAGAAACCTCACCCCGCTTCAGCGGGTGCAGGTGGCGCGTATCGCGCGGCGTCCGTTCACCGCCGACTACATCCGGCTCGCGCTCACCGACTTCATCGAGATTCACGGGGATCGTCTGTTTCGCGACGACGCCGCGATCATTGGTGGTTGGGCGCGGCTCGATGGCGAGACCGTGATGGTGATTGGCCATCAGCGTGGCCGTGACACGAAGGAGAATCTCAAGCGCAACTTCGGGATGCCGCACCCCGAGGGATACCGCAAGGCACTCCGGCTGATGAAGCTGGCCGAGAAGTTCCAGGTCCCGGTGCTGACCTTTATCGACACACCGGGTGCGTGGGCCGGTCTGGGCGCGGAGGAGCGCGGACAGAGCGAGGCCATTGCGCGCAACCTGCTGGAGATGAGCCAGCTGCAGGTGCCGATCATTGCCACGGTCATCGGCGAGGGCGGCTCGGGTGGCGCGCTGGCGTTGGGTGTGGCCGATCGCGTGCTGATGTTCGAGAACGCCGTGTACTCGGTGATTACCGTCGAGGGATGTGCCGCTATCCTGTGGAAGGACGGCAAGAGTCCCGCCATGCGCGAGAAAGCAGCGACGGCGCTTCGCATTACCGCCGCCGATCTGGTCGAGTTGCGCGTGATTGACGAGATCATACCGGAACCCATCGGTGGCGCGCACTCCGATCACGATGTGACGGCGGCCAACCTCAAGGAGGCGCTGGTGCGAAACCTCGAGGAACTGCGCCGACTCAAGCCGGACCGTCTGGTGCGCAAGCGGCGGGAAAAATTCCTCCGCATGGGGCAGTTTGCCGAGTAA